The proteins below are encoded in one region of Pseudobacteroides sp.:
- a CDS encoding MATE family efflux transporter: MNILKNNKALILSILTISLPAIIEMGLNTLVGLSDTILLSFFVGEEALAAAGNANQIIFTVILIFSSFNVGATAIISRSFGEKNYKRLNDTSCQNLSLNIIIGFIIMLLTYIFAKDIMGVFNVDNKVFDMGVTFLRITSLSLVFMFFSFAASASLRGIGNTMTPMLITTTVNVINIILNILLIKGIGIFPEMGIKGSAVATTISRILGAAIYLIVLLRGDSYLKIHAFALKLKKEIILPLWKLSSAAGVEQFLTQTAFFLSGVIVTEFLGTSQEAGFRVLLSIEQISIMPAIGISIAAATLVGKALGEGDPKKAHFTGYVCFGMGIFWGVFIGAFFIAFPSFVAGLFTPQPEVIAILVGALFVVGVDQPFLNYIFIVSGALRGAGDTITVMVLTSLRLWVLFLPLTFVSVKYLGMGVNSVWVAEIISVIIFSLVMHLRFARGKWTQIKL, from the coding sequence ATGAATATTTTAAAAAACAACAAGGCTTTAATATTATCTATATTGACTATATCACTTCCCGCTATCATTGAAATGGGGTTAAATACTTTAGTTGGGTTATCCGATACAATACTGCTTAGCTTCTTTGTAGGTGAGGAGGCCTTGGCGGCCGCAGGGAATGCCAATCAAATAATTTTTACTGTAATACTGATTTTTTCTTCATTCAACGTGGGGGCAACTGCTATAATATCCCGAAGTTTTGGTGAGAAAAATTATAAGAGGCTCAACGACACTTCATGCCAGAATTTATCTTTAAATATTATCATTGGTTTTATCATAATGCTTTTGACTTATATCTTTGCAAAAGATATTATGGGTGTATTTAATGTTGACAACAAAGTATTTGATATGGGAGTTACATTTCTAAGAATAACTTCACTTAGTCTTGTTTTCATGTTCTTTTCCTTTGCCGCTTCAGCATCCTTAAGAGGCATCGGCAATACTATGACTCCAATGCTTATAACAACTACTGTAAATGTAATTAACATTATACTGAACATACTTCTGATAAAAGGTATTGGTATATTTCCTGAGATGGGAATAAAAGGATCTGCTGTTGCTACAACTATATCAAGAATTTTAGGTGCAGCAATATACTTAATTGTATTGCTGAGAGGAGATAGCTACTTAAAGATCCATGCTTTTGCATTAAAGTTGAAAAAGGAAATAATTTTACCCCTTTGGAAATTGAGTAGTGCAGCCGGAGTGGAGCAATTTCTGACCCAAACTGCTTTTTTTCTTTCTGGAGTTATTGTCACAGAATTTCTTGGCACTAGTCAGGAAGCTGGCTTCAGAGTCTTGCTCAGCATCGAGCAGATTTCTATAATGCCTGCCATAGGAATATCTATAGCAGCAGCGACTCTGGTTGGAAAGGCTTTAGGAGAAGGAGATCCTAAGAAGGCACATTTTACAGGTTATGTGTGTTTTGGAATGGGTATATTCTGGGGAGTGTTTATAGGTGCATTCTTTATAGCTTTCCCATCATTTGTAGCAGGTTTATTTACACCCCAACCTGAAGTTATAGCCATATTGGTAGGGGCATTGTTTGTGGTAGGGGTAGATCAGCCCTTCCTAAATTATATATTTATCGTTTCAGGTGCATTAAGAGGTGCTGGAGATACTATAACAGTAATGGTCTTGACTTCTTTAAGACTATGGGTTTTATTCCTGCCGCTTACTTTTGTATCTGTAAAGTACCTTGGTATGGGGGTAAATAGTGTCTGGGTGGCCGAAATAATCAGTGTTATTATTTTCAGTCTAGTTATGCATCTAAGATTTGCCAGGGGTAAATGGACGCAAATAAAGCTTTAA
- a CDS encoding VOC family protein: protein MSIQSYINFNGNCREAVLFYAEIFKTEPPKFMLFGDAPSNPDFPMDESTKNLVMHTNLNIRGSIVMFSDVSKGMPFTVGNNISLVYSSNDTDEIKSIFNKLKEGGNVSMELQETFWSKCYGFVTDKFGIGWQLSHADENSFSS from the coding sequence ATGTCAATACAATCATATATTAATTTCAATGGAAACTGTCGTGAAGCAGTCTTATTTTATGCAGAGATTTTTAAGACCGAGCCGCCTAAATTTATGCTTTTTGGAGACGCACCTTCAAATCCTGACTTTCCTATGGATGAAAGCACCAAAAATCTAGTAATGCATACGAATCTGAATATTAGAGGAAGTATAGTAATGTTTTCTGATGTTTCTAAAGGTATGCCTTTTACTGTAGGCAATAACATCAGCCTTGTATATAGCAGCAATGACACAGATGAGATCAAATCTATTTTCAATAAATTAAAAGAAGGCGGTAATGTAAGCATGGAACTCCAGGAGACATTCTGGAGCAAATGTTATGGATTCGTTACTGATAAATTTGGGATAGGATGGCAACTCAGCCATGCTGATGAAAATAGTTTTTCTTCTTAA
- a CDS encoding M6 family metalloprotease domain-containing protein — protein MKNNLLKKMLLPAVAVTGAFILHATALAAPYSGYEYKFKQPDGSSLTVKLFGDEYYGRIESLDGYTLIKDAKTGWLCYATLNSDASDLVSTGVPYYRVNSVQPAQFTKPSKGIKLTGANLEKKVEEGRVKFKAASAPENTISQGTQASSKSVSSTAKMPVNGYITGLTILVKFPDDESNGVPILPTSEINNMFNELGYNKYGNNGSIKDYFREVSGGTVTYDNIITPVYYTAKNPRSYYNLPTTPGQTIVYEALEALANQGFDFSKLTKNPSGDVMCLNILYSGNRPDTWAVGLWPHKSSLGNVTYGGTTFNTYQMTDITDTPSIGTIVHETGHMMCKWPDTYVYYDVGSGAGRYDLMSSSSRFNPLWPNPYFTHKLAGWGSSEKLNDYSAKTALTANSNSRDLYIYETHKQNEYFIIENMRKRLRNSESADEGLLVWHIDEYGNNAYPSGTNYMVAVEQADGLNELELGIDSGDSNDLFHAGYKTQFDSSTVPNSNLYDGSASGLKISEIGSIGNCMTFKYEPPLKSITNAPANLDISSRSGNAITLSWLAPSGFATKNYNVYADINNGAGTNRINLGVTANTSMNYTLSNNLIYTFYVVALDAYGNQSNVSKPLVVSTDNVLPSAPTGLRELGSSSTMTDIAWDNSTDNFGVKKYEIYYGTTLIDTVTTTHATIKGLAPNTIYTFTVRACDINNKSVASSPLTVITRLAPPQNLRISSKTSTNVTLNWDALTGASRYYIYAYENNGTSHMRVDFGYTTGTSVVAATNNNCIYEFYVMAVNSTGTQVSDESLGLVYSKDITAPTAPTGLGYSNLTSTSITLSWNASTDTFGVKCYNIYDGTTLVGQSMGKTFKITNYNPNVSHRYTVKAVDTSDNLSAASNAVVL, from the coding sequence ATGAAGAACAACTTATTAAAGAAAATGTTATTACCAGCAGTTGCAGTTACCGGAGCATTTATTTTACACGCAACAGCACTGGCTGCCCCTTATAGCGGTTATGAGTACAAATTTAAACAACCGGATGGATCATCACTTACGGTAAAATTATTTGGCGATGAATATTATGGAAGGATCGAAAGTCTGGACGGGTATACACTTATAAAGGACGCTAAAACAGGTTGGTTATGTTATGCAACTTTAAACAGCGATGCTTCGGACTTGGTTTCTACAGGTGTTCCCTACTATAGAGTGAATAGTGTACAGCCTGCACAATTTACTAAGCCTTCAAAAGGAATAAAGCTTACAGGTGCAAATTTGGAGAAAAAGGTTGAAGAAGGTCGAGTAAAGTTTAAAGCTGCTTCAGCTCCTGAAAATACAATTTCACAAGGAACACAAGCCAGCTCAAAATCAGTAAGCAGCACAGCTAAAATGCCGGTTAATGGATATATTACAGGCCTTACCATATTGGTTAAATTTCCTGATGATGAATCAAATGGTGTGCCAATATTGCCGACTAGTGAAATTAATAATATGTTTAATGAACTGGGATATAATAAATATGGCAATAATGGATCAATCAAGGATTATTTCAGAGAGGTGTCTGGAGGAACTGTTACATATGACAATATAATAACTCCAGTTTATTATACTGCTAAAAATCCAAGATCTTATTATAATCTACCAACAACTCCAGGCCAGACTATAGTTTATGAAGCTCTTGAGGCATTGGCCAATCAAGGGTTTGATTTTTCAAAGCTGACTAAGAATCCATCAGGTGACGTGATGTGCCTAAATATACTTTATTCAGGTAATAGACCTGATACATGGGCTGTTGGACTTTGGCCACATAAAAGCTCACTTGGCAACGTTACATACGGAGGCACGACCTTCAACACATATCAAATGACAGATATCACTGATACTCCAAGCATAGGTACAATAGTACATGAAACTGGTCACATGATGTGCAAATGGCCGGATACTTATGTTTACTATGATGTGGGAAGCGGAGCAGGTCGTTATGATCTTATGTCCTCTTCAAGTAGATTCAACCCATTATGGCCTAATCCATACTTTACTCACAAATTGGCAGGATGGGGCAGTTCTGAAAAGCTTAATGATTACTCTGCAAAAACAGCTCTAACTGCAAATTCAAACTCTCGTGATTTATATATTTATGAGACACATAAACAAAATGAATACTTTATAATTGAAAACATGAGAAAAAGATTAAGAAATTCCGAATCAGCAGATGAAGGGCTTTTAGTGTGGCATATCGATGAATATGGAAACAATGCATACCCTTCCGGCACTAATTATATGGTAGCAGTAGAACAGGCAGATGGATTAAATGAACTTGAACTTGGTATCGATAGTGGTGACTCAAATGACTTGTTCCATGCTGGTTACAAGACACAATTCGATTCAAGTACAGTACCCAATTCAAACCTTTATGATGGAAGTGCATCAGGTTTGAAAATAAGTGAAATAGGTTCAATTGGCAATTGCATGACATTTAAATATGAACCACCTTTAAAAAGCATCACGAATGCACCTGCTAACCTTGATATCAGCAGCAGAAGCGGAAATGCTATAACTTTATCATGGTTGGCACCATCTGGTTTTGCAACTAAGAACTATAATGTATATGCGGATATAAATAATGGAGCTGGAACAAACCGTATTAATTTGGGTGTTACGGCAAATACTTCAATGAACTATACTCTTTCAAATAATCTGATCTATACATTCTATGTTGTCGCACTTGATGCATATGGTAATCAATCAAATGTGAGCAAGCCACTTGTAGTTTCAACGGATAATGTCCTTCCTTCAGCACCAACAGGATTGAGAGAATTAGGTTCATCATCCACTATGACGGATATAGCCTGGGATAATTCAACCGACAATTTTGGTGTGAAGAAATATGAGATATATTACGGAACAACTCTTATTGATACTGTAACAACCACACATGCTACTATTAAAGGGCTTGCTCCGAACACTATATATACATTTACTGTTCGTGCTTGTGATATAAATAATAAGTCTGTAGCAAGCAGTCCTTTAACTGTTATAACAAGGTTGGCACCGCCACAAAACCTCAGAATATCAAGTAAAACCAGTACTAATGTTACATTGAACTGGGATGCCTTAACAGGTGCAAGCCGTTACTATATCTATGCATATGAGAATAATGGTACCAGCCACATGAGAGTTGATTTTGGATATACTACTGGGACATCAGTTGTAGCAGCAACAAATAACAACTGTATTTACGAGTTCTATGTTATGGCTGTTAATTCGACAGGTACTCAGGTATCCGATGAAAGCCTCGGGCTTGTCTACTCAAAAGACATAACAGCACCTACGGCACCAACAGGCCTCGGATACAGCAATTTAACATCAACATCGATTACCCTTTCATGGAATGCATCAACTGATACTTTCGGAGTTAAATGCTACAATATATATGATGGAACAACTCTAGTTGGTCAATCAATGGGAAAAACCTTCAAAATTACTAATTACAATCCGAATGTGTCACACAGATATACGGTAAAAGCTGTTGATACAAGTGACAACCTATCAGCTGCCAGTAATGCAGTTGTTCTTTAA
- a CDS encoding glycoside hydrolase family 43 protein, whose amino-acid sequence MERIPKQKEPLVTHIYTADPSAHVYDGKIYIYPSHDTDLDIPSNDNGDQYMMEDYHILSMNDLNSPVVDHGIALHIDNVPWASKQMWAPDAAFKNNTYYLYFPARDKDGIFRIGVATSKTPSGPFTPQPEYIKGSFSIDPAVLIDDDNKAYIYFGGLWGGQLEKWQTGTYVPEPPEIAPDKPALGPRVAELSDDMLSFKEAPQEISIVDENGNPILAGDEERRYFEGPWVHKYNGYYYLSYSTGTTHYIVYAISKNPKGPFVYKGRILEPVIGWTTHHSIVQIGEKWYLFYHDCSLSNGINHKRCVKYAELFYNDDGTIKTIEPYK is encoded by the coding sequence ATGGAGAGAATTCCAAAACAAAAGGAGCCGTTAGTTACACATATTTATACTGCTGACCCTTCAGCACATGTATATGATGGAAAAATCTATATTTACCCATCCCATGATACAGATTTGGATATACCCTCAAATGACAATGGGGATCAATACATGATGGAGGATTATCACATACTGTCTATGAATGATTTGAATTCCCCAGTTGTTGATCATGGTATTGCACTGCACATTGATAATGTACCCTGGGCAAGTAAGCAGATGTGGGCTCCAGATGCAGCATTTAAAAACAATACTTATTACTTGTATTTTCCTGCAAGAGACAAAGACGGCATATTCAGGATAGGTGTTGCTACAAGCAAAACTCCTTCAGGTCCATTCACACCACAGCCTGAGTATATAAAAGGCAGCTTCAGCATAGATCCTGCGGTATTGATCGATGATGATAACAAAGCATATATATATTTTGGAGGACTATGGGGCGGTCAATTGGAAAAGTGGCAGACAGGTACGTATGTTCCGGAACCGCCTGAAATTGCTCCGGATAAACCGGCTTTAGGACCAAGGGTAGCAGAATTAAGCGATGACATGCTTTCTTTCAAAGAAGCTCCACAGGAGATTTCAATCGTTGATGAGAATGGCAACCCAATTCTTGCAGGTGATGAGGAAAGAAGATATTTTGAAGGCCCATGGGTTCATAAGTACAATGGCTATTATTATCTTTCCTATTCAACTGGTACAACACACTACATTGTATATGCGATAAGCAAGAATCCGAAAGGTCCTTTTGTATATAAGGGAAGGATACTTGAGCCTGTTATAGGCTGGACAACACATCATTCCATAGTACAAATCGGAGAGAAATGGTATCTTTTCTATCATGACTGCTCCTTGTCAAATGGCATTAATCATAAGAGATGCGTAAAATATGCTGAACTTTTTTATAATGATGATGGAACAATAAAAACAATAGAGCCTTATAAATAA
- a CDS encoding IS110 family transposase: protein MHRLQVYPYHVKISKEMDDNSQTKNDRKDPKTIAKLVIGGRYFETYVATSVYAELRNIVKIYEHVIDCKSVVENKIIQWLDNYFPEFATVFGNWECKSAMITLKTFPLPVYDSRTWSNEGTRDMEKENQARCWKEEGTKAL, encoded by the coding sequence CTGCATCGTCTCCAAGTCTATCCTTACCATGTGAAAATCAGCAAGGAAATGGATGATAATAGCCAAACAAAGAATGATCGGAAGGATCCGAAAACTATTGCAAAGTTGGTAATTGGCGGAAGGTATTTTGAAACATATGTAGCAACTAGTGTTTATGCAGAATTAAGAAACATTGTAAAGATTTATGAGCATGTTATTGATTGTAAAAGCGTGGTTGAAAACAAAATAATTCAATGGTTGGATAATTACTTTCCTGAATTTGCAACGGTTTTTGGAAACTGGGAATGTAAATCGGCAATGATTACACTAAAGACATTTCCATTACCGGTGTATGATAGTAGAACTTGGTCAAATGAAGGTACTAGAGACATGGAAAAAGAAAATCAAGCAAGGTGTTGGAAAGAAGAGGGCACAAAAGCTTTGTGA
- a CDS encoding electron transfer flavoprotein subunit alpha/FixB family protein — MIYEFANVLGASAGGLRAIVDAGWIDYCYQIGQTGKTVRPKIYFACDISGAIQHLAGITSSKLIVSINRDPDAPIFKVSNLGIIGDLNKIISVFTNEFKNTELCLK, encoded by the coding sequence ATGATATATGAATTTGCAAATGTTTTAGGTGCTTCTGCAGGTGGATTGAGAGCAATTGTTGATGCAGGATGGATTGACTATTGCTACCAGATAGGGCAAACTGGGAAAACTGTAAGGCCAAAGATTTACTTTGCCTGTGACATTTCCGGTGCTATTCAACATTTGGCTGGTATTACATCTTCCAAACTTATAGTTTCAATAAACAGGGATCCGGATGCACCTATATTTAAAGTATCCAATTTAGGTATAATAGGAGATTTGAATAAAATAATTTCTGTTTTCACTAATGAATTTAAGAATACTGAACTTTGCCTAAAATAA
- a CDS encoding DUF4349 domain-containing protein: MLKKSLSVLVLLLFMVSVITGCGGKREHTNEAPAEPNVHSLSDYKGNLEFGSSDIAKEVEVGRAGKAYYNEYTKDGTEVKAATSADSQSNAITTTTTTAAANESLSNAILSQRKIIRNAFVSVEVENFDSAYGRIKSMISAYGFIQESNIKKDKVYIEDGEKRITRGTIIIRVDKDRFDSVMGDLKGLGTLLNENIKSDDVTDKFFDTESRLRLIKYEETRLEEYLKKTTDPDTIFKIEGRLTDIRHEIESLTGTLNKMTDLVQLSTITVEMSEKVPQPKPKKEMSYWEKLLDGFSKSFKGVINFCSELLLFIVQILPGLVLLGLVLIVLVMFYKRVLKNKFKIVSKKTKVKREYYDENQEPDAELDKDSNKDSNEDKG; this comes from the coding sequence ATGTTAAAGAAATCTTTGTCAGTTTTGGTTTTATTGCTTTTTATGGTTTCGGTAATCACCGGGTGCGGGGGTAAGCGTGAGCACACAAACGAAGCTCCGGCAGAACCTAACGTCCATAGTCTCAGCGATTATAAAGGTAATCTTGAATTTGGTAGTTCGGATATTGCTAAGGAGGTAGAAGTTGGCAGAGCAGGTAAGGCTTATTATAATGAATATACTAAAGATGGCACAGAAGTAAAGGCTGCAACCTCAGCTGACAGCCAGTCAAATGCAATAACTACAACAACCACGACAGCCGCAGCAAACGAGTCTCTTAGCAATGCAATTTTGTCCCAGAGGAAAATTATCCGCAATGCATTTGTATCCGTAGAAGTAGAAAACTTTGACAGTGCTTACGGGAGAATAAAGTCAATGATTTCGGCATATGGCTTTATTCAGGAATCAAATATTAAAAAAGATAAGGTGTATATTGAAGACGGAGAAAAAAGAATAACAAGGGGCACTATCATAATACGGGTTGACAAGGATAGGTTTGATAGTGTTATGGGAGATTTGAAAGGGCTAGGCACTCTTTTAAATGAAAATATAAAGAGCGATGATGTGACAGATAAGTTTTTTGATACCGAGTCAAGATTGAGGCTTATAAAATACGAAGAAACCAGACTTGAAGAGTATCTGAAAAAGACTACCGATCCCGATACCATATTTAAGATAGAGGGACGACTCACAGACATAAGACATGAGATTGAGAGTTTGACAGGTACATTAAATAAAATGACAGATTTAGTTCAATTATCAACTATAACAGTAGAAATGAGTGAGAAGGTACCTCAACCAAAGCCCAAAAAAGAGATGTCATATTGGGAAAAGCTATTAGACGGGTTTAGCAAAAGCTTCAAGGGAGTTATCAACTTTTGCAGTGAGCTCTTGCTGTTTATAGTGCAGATACTGCCGGGTTTGGTTCTATTAGGTCTGGTTTTGATTGTACTAGTTATGTTTTATAAAAGAGTTCTAAAGAATAAATTTAAGATTGTTTCAAAAAAAACCAAAGTAAAAAGAGAATATTATGATGAAAATCAAGAGCCGGATGCAGAATTAGATAAAGATTCAAATAAAGATTCAAATGAAGATAAAGGATAG
- the nifJ gene encoding pyruvate:ferredoxin (flavodoxin) oxidoreductase, with protein MPKLETMDGNQAAAYASYAFTEVAAIYPITPSSPMAEGVDEWSSHGKKNVFGQQVKVVEMQSEAGAAGAMHGSLQAGALTTTYTASQGLLLMIPNLYKMSGELLPGVLHVSARALATHALSIFGDHQDVMACRQTGSVLLASSNVQEVMDLGCVAHLSAIKMRLPVIHFFDGFRTSHEYQKISTIDYQDLSKVVDMNAVNEFRQRSLNPEHPVARGTAQNPDVYFQGREVQNPFFDRAPDIVESCMNDIEKITGRKYKPFDYYGAPDAEYIIVAMGSVCDTIDETVDYLLSKGEKVGAVRVHLYRPFSIKHFFNVFPASAKKVAVLDRTKEPGATGEPLYLDVVKAFSNKPQKPLFVGGRYGLGSKDTRPSQILAVFENLKSAAPMDNFTIGILDDVTKTSLEETEDIDTSGKGTINCKIWGLGSDGTVGANKTAIKIIGDKTDHYAQGYFSYDSKKSGGTTVSHLRFGKNPIRSPYLVYQADYIACHNKAFIYNYDILNGLKQGGTFVLNCPWTGKEIDENLPAYLKRFISKNNISFYVIDAVKIAGEVGLGNRINMIMQSAFFKLANVIPYEDALNYLKESIEKTYGKKGQKIVEMNKAAVDKGANALLKVEVPQDWANAEDEKVVEKDEPEFVKRIQRKMQKHEGDELPVSAFLGMEDGTYPLGTTTYEKRGIAVMIPEWQIDKCIQCGQCSYVCPHATIRLFILNEEEQKAAPAAFKTKDASGKGLEGYKMRVQVAPLDCTGCGNCADVCPTKEKAIIMKPAEQEIEAEAENWEFATTITPKENLMDKRTLKGSQLLRPHLEFNGACPGCGETPYVRLLTQLYGDRMMIANATGCSSIWSASSPSISYSTNAEGKGPAWANSLFEDNAEFGYGMYLGVKQIRERLRDLMRQGLESDLEQKIKEGFSLWLKHMEDGEESKKATEVVLESIKDYKGSQNKLIEEIIEKKDYLIKKSFWMIGGDGWAYDIGYGGVDHVLASGDDVNLFVMDTEVYSNTGGQSSKATPTAAVAKFAASGKKIRKKDLGLMAMSYGYVYVAQIAMGANMNQTIKALAEAESYKGPSLVIAYAPCVNHGIKTGMGTSILQSKRAVESGYWHLYRYNPLLKEEGKNPFVLDSKEPTKPFKEFINSEIRYSQLMNVFPDIAGEMFDIAENHAKDRFERYKKMWEHGV; from the coding sequence ATGCCAAAACTTGAAACAATGGACGGTAATCAGGCTGCAGCCTATGCATCCTATGCTTTTACAGAGGTTGCAGCAATTTATCCCATTACACCGTCATCTCCAATGGCTGAAGGTGTGGATGAATGGTCATCCCACGGAAAGAAAAACGTTTTCGGGCAGCAGGTGAAGGTGGTTGAGATGCAGTCGGAAGCGGGTGCTGCTGGGGCAATGCATGGCTCCTTGCAGGCAGGAGCACTTACAACAACATATACAGCTTCACAAGGGCTTCTATTGATGATACCAAATCTTTATAAAATGTCGGGTGAGCTGCTGCCGGGAGTGCTGCATGTTAGTGCAAGGGCACTTGCCACCCATGCGTTGTCCATATTTGGAGATCACCAGGATGTTATGGCATGCAGGCAGACTGGGTCAGTGCTTTTAGCGTCTTCTAATGTTCAGGAAGTAATGGATCTTGGGTGCGTGGCCCATTTATCCGCTATTAAAATGAGGCTCCCTGTTATACACTTTTTTGACGGCTTCAGAACATCTCATGAGTATCAGAAAATCAGCACTATAGATTATCAGGACCTCTCAAAGGTTGTTGATATGAATGCTGTAAATGAGTTCAGGCAGAGAAGTTTAAACCCGGAGCATCCTGTTGCGAGAGGAACCGCACAAAACCCTGACGTTTACTTCCAGGGAAGAGAAGTACAGAATCCTTTCTTCGATCGAGCACCTGATATAGTAGAAAGCTGCATGAATGATATAGAAAAAATAACAGGGAGAAAATATAAGCCCTTTGATTACTATGGAGCTCCTGATGCCGAGTATATAATAGTGGCAATGGGTTCAGTCTGTGATACGATAGATGAAACTGTGGATTACCTGTTAAGCAAGGGTGAAAAGGTTGGTGCAGTAAGAGTTCACTTGTATAGGCCTTTTTCAATTAAGCATTTTTTTAATGTATTTCCAGCCAGTGCTAAAAAGGTTGCTGTTCTTGACAGAACTAAAGAACCGGGAGCGACTGGGGAACCCTTGTATCTAGATGTTGTGAAAGCCTTTTCTAATAAGCCTCAAAAGCCTTTGTTCGTAGGCGGTAGGTATGGATTAGGCTCTAAGGATACAAGGCCTTCACAAATTCTAGCGGTATTTGAGAATCTCAAAAGTGCTGCCCCAATGGACAATTTTACAATTGGAATACTTGATGATGTTACTAAAACATCCTTAGAGGAAACAGAAGACATCGATACATCAGGAAAAGGTACTATAAACTGTAAGATATGGGGACTTGGCTCTGACGGTACAGTAGGTGCAAATAAAACTGCAATTAAGATTATTGGTGACAAAACTGACCATTATGCTCAAGGCTATTTTTCCTATGACAGTAAAAAATCAGGTGGAACAACAGTATCACACCTGCGGTTTGGCAAAAATCCTATAAGATCGCCTTATCTTGTGTATCAAGCAGATTATATTGCATGTCACAATAAAGCCTTCATATATAACTATGACATTTTAAATGGCTTGAAGCAAGGCGGCACATTTGTGCTTAATTGTCCCTGGACAGGTAAGGAAATTGACGAAAACCTTCCTGCTTACTTGAAAAGATTTATATCTAAAAACAATATAAGTTTTTATGTCATAGATGCAGTTAAAATTGCAGGAGAAGTTGGCCTGGGCAACAGAATTAATATGATTATGCAATCGGCATTTTTTAAACTTGCCAATGTTATCCCATATGAAGATGCACTAAACTATTTAAAAGAATCTATTGAAAAGACTTATGGTAAAAAGGGCCAGAAGATTGTTGAAATGAATAAGGCTGCTGTAGACAAAGGAGCTAATGCACTTTTAAAGGTTGAGGTTCCACAAGATTGGGCTAATGCAGAGGATGAAAAAGTCGTGGAAAAAGACGAGCCCGAATTTGTTAAAAGAATTCAGAGGAAGATGCAAAAGCATGAAGGAGATGAGCTTCCTGTAAGTGCATTTTTGGGAATGGAGGACGGCACATATCCTCTTGGGACAACAACCTATGAAAAAAGAGGCATAGCGGTCATGATACCTGAATGGCAGATTGACAAATGTATTCAATGCGGCCAGTGCTCGTATGTTTGCCCTCATGCCACAATACGACTCTTTATTTTAAATGAGGAAGAACAAAAAGCGGCTCCAGCTGCATTTAAAACCAAGGATGCCTCCGGGAAAGGCCTTGAAGGCTATAAAATGCGTGTTCAGGTTGCACCTCTTGATTGTACCGGGTGCGGAAATTGTGCAGACGTATGTCCTACCAAGGAAAAAGCAATTATTATGAAGCCTGCCGAGCAGGAAATTGAAGCTGAGGCAGAAAACTGGGAGTTTGCAACAACTATAACTCCAAAAGAAAACCTTATGGATAAGAGAACTCTTAAAGGAAGCCAGCTTTTAAGACCACACCTGGAATTTAACGGTGCATGCCCGGGATGTGGTGAAACGCCTTATGTAAGGCTTTTAACCCAGCTGTACGGTGACAGAATGATGATTGCAAACGCTACCGGCTGCTCATCTATATGGAGTGCAAGTTCACCTTCCATTTCATATTCAACCAATGCTGAAGGGAAGGGGCCGGCTTGGGCAAACTCTCTGTTTGAAGACAATGCGGAATTTGGATATGGCATGTACCTTGGAGTAAAACAAATCCGTGAGAGACTTCGGGATTTGATGAGACAGGGGTTAGAGTCTGATCTGGAACAGAAGATAAAAGAAGGATTTAGTCTATGGCTTAAGCATATGGAGGACGGAGAGGAATCCAAGAAGGCTACAGAAGTTGTGTTGGAAAGTATAAAAGACTACAAGGGAAGCCAAAACAAGCTAATTGAAGAGATAATTGAAAAGAAAGATTATCTTATAAAGAAATCATTCTGGATGATTGGCGGTGATGGTTGGGCCTATGACATTGGCTATGGAGGAGTGGATCATGTACTGGCTTCAGGGGATGATGTAAATCTTTTTGTAATGGATACAGAGGTTTACTCCAATACAGGGGGGCAATCATCAAAGGCTACACCTACAGCGGCAGTTGCCAAGTTTGCAGCTTCAGGTAAGAAAATCAGGAAAAAGGATTTAGGCCTTATGGCAATGAGCTATGGCTATGTTTATGTAGCTCAGATAGCAATGGGAGCAAACATGAATCAGACAATTAAAGCCTTGGCTGAAGCGGAGAGCTACAAAGGACCATCTCTTGTTATCGCATATGCACCTTGTGTAAACCATGGTATTAAAACAGGTATGGGAACCAGCATACTGCAATCAAAAAGGGCTGTTGAATCAGGATATTGGCATCTTTATAGATACAATCCGCTTTTAAAGGAAGAGGGCAAGAATCCATTCGTGCTTGACTCAAAAGAACCTACAAAACCGTTTAAGGAGTTTATAAACAGTGAAATAAGGTATTCACAGCTTATGAATGTATTCCCGGATATAGCCGGTGAAATGTTTGATATAGCTGAGAACCACGCAAAGGATAGGTTTGAAAGATATAAGAAAATGTGGGAGCATGGAGTGTAG